acactccattccgttcagctgctcttcctctAGATTTTAATAATTACTGTCAAGTCTCACTACTTAACTCGTTCTTTAAAGTACCAAAAAATCACTACTTCCCTCATTCTTTAAAGTACTGAAAAATATGATGTACACAAGAACCCTCACAACCCGCTCTCGAAATAGTATAGTTAGTCACTCCCAATTCGTATATTTTTTTAGctcataaataaaatttaaatgacagaGTATTGTCAACTGGTGTTTTCTTTCACTTGGCAAAAGCACATGATTGTGAAATTCGTAGTAATGCCCTATAGAAGCTAACCTTTTATGGTATCAGAGGTATTGCTGGTAACTGTTTTTCATCTTGTCTACCTAAAAGCAGGCAGAGTGTAGCAAGGGGCTGTTCACAATGAAATACCATCTTCGGAAAGGGGAATAGTCACTGCAGGATGTTGTGCTCCACATCGCTCTCGAAGAGTTATGAGCATCCTTGTGTATTCTTCAAGCCATGTTTCCTCAGGCATGAACTTCCTACACGTCCATATCTCCACACACGTAAGACAGCTTACATGTGGAAACACCCAATTTGCAAATTGTCACGTTAACTTACACGTAAGTTACGAAAGTTGAGAAGAGTTCTACTTTTATGCACAATGTTGGTTCCCTGCCATCACCTATGAACTTCAACAACTACAGGTAGGTTGATCTGCTGTCGTTCTACTCTGGTTTGTTGGCCAACTCAGATCTTGAATCGCTTGCGTATGTATGTACAGCATTAGCTTCATGCCAAAATAATACACTTAATCTTcaaataagtaagtaaatacttTCAAAAGCGGCAAAATGTATATTTAAACAGTGTGACAGTAATCAGTCTGCCATTCAACAACTAATAGTACTCACAAATTTGTAACAGAGTGAGGAACAAAATTGGATTTAAAAGTACTGCAACTGACAGGTTGAGGTTAATGTTACTCCAGAACAGTAAGTACCATAACGGCAATTTCATTTCAATATAATGATGATAATTGTGTGATTTAGTCTTTGAGTGTACATATTACTGTGACATGAAAATTTATTTGTGCTTAGGGGGTTTAAAATTACTCATGACCCTTATCAAAACCCTATTTAAACATAAGTGATTGTACTGGCGCTGTCACTGCATAATGACTGTTCTGCAAAATAGTACAATGTTTGATGCAAAATTAAGAAGCGTTGCGGTAAAATAAACGTATATTAACAGAACCTGTGACCTATCAGAACCTTGGCTAATCCTAAAAAAAGATACCTCCAGTGTATTGAAGAAAACATCAAAATTTTGTAGTGCTCTTAAGAATGCAATATTATATAGCTGTTGGCAAGGTCACTTGTAATTTAACCTTCTGTCGGGCGTGGTGTTTTGTCGCAGGGAGATCGCGCGTGGTGTATCAAATTGGTCAACCCGTTTATTCACGTGATCATTTATTAAATTCTGTTTACAAAACATATTTAAGTGCCAAATATAtttaaagaaagacaaagatgACATACGAGCACAACTGCATTAGAAATATTCATCATTCAGATTTCTTATCGTCAATGTTGGGCTttagtaacaaatgataaaaacgtcgctttttcgaatggttcaaatggttctgagcactatgggacttaacatctatggtcaccagtcccctagaacttagaactacttaaacctaacacaaggacatcacacaacacccagtcatcacgccgtcgggaatcgaacctgggcgcgggaagcgagaacgctaccgcatgaccacgtgGTGCAGATGTAGCTTTTTCATTTGCTTCTTTATTATATTTCactaataaaacacattaaaatgaCAATTATCTTTAGAGGAAGGCTATTATGACACCGGAGCAGAACAACAATGATATTACAACTCGTGCATTTGTTTCATCGTCACTTTTTGACTGTGGTAACAAATGCGAAATTTTTCCGCATTCAGAGCAAAAAGGTTCAATGAGTACCAAACAGATAGgcttctgacatattttgcaacaatattttgtcAGTCTTTTTTTGTTTCTGTGCAGGTATTACACCTTTTCCTCTTGATCACAGTCCCTTGTTCTTCGTTTCTGCTTGTGTTTTCTGCTTCTTCACACGTTGGTCTATATTGCTGTAGCCACAGTTGAAGATCTCTGTGACTTCTTGAGGTGTCTAAGTATCTACAAACCAAGTGAGGTAGAACTAACGCATGTGAGAGTTGCTTCAGGAATCCTTTTCTTCGGATTAAATTCTCGTTGTTGCCATAGTAAATTACTTGTGAATTGATTCCACTCATATTGATCATTGCAAAAGATATGACCATGGGCGAACGGCACACATTTCTTGCTACATTGTATGAAGCGGTCAACTTATCTGTAGTGTCGACCTTTGGTGCTATTGTAAAATGTTACAAGGGATGGCTTCTGATTATCTCCAGTGTCAGCATCTACTGAATTATCTTCATGCAAACTTGATACCAAGATAACACACTTCCCCTTTTTAGGAACTTAGGAAACTAGAGTAGAGCCTTTATTGAAGCCAAAAAGTgaactatggacagccctgcctttACTGGAGCATATATCTTAATTCCATATTTGTTTGGTTTGCTGGGTATGTATTGGTGAAAACTGTACCTTTCACGGAATCCTTCAAGTTTCTTATCTACTGTAATGTTTTCTCCGAGGGTGTAGGATTTCTGGCAATTCTGTACAAACAGAGAAAATATTTCCCGAATCGTTGTTATCGTGtcgaattttctcctttcatcgtgaGTCACACGATTGTCAAATCTAAGGCACCGCATGATGAATTTGAAACGTTTTATGTTCATAACAAGACGAAATTTTTCAATTCCATCCCCATCACTTCCCCACAGATCTTCTAAGCCTTGTCTGTTACTTTTGTTAACACCAACCAAAAACAGAAGACCAATGAAAGCTTTTAATTCAATAATATCTACAGGTTTTACGTCTCTCTCTCGCTGAAAAGAAGCTTTGATGCTCTCAATATACTGATTGGTATATAGAACTATAATCGACAAAATGTCGTCATCTACGAGGCAATTCCAACATTCAAAAGGCGTTCTCAATGCTTTTGCTGCAGCTATAGGACCAGGTAACTTTCGAATAATATTGTGGGCCCTGAAACGTACTTTCTGCGATGGTGGAACTTTATTCCATTTCGTCTCTTTGTCCCTTCCAGTATGATAATGCTGGCTTTCTTCAAGTACTTTCTcataattttcactgtcgttttcctCTGTTTCTGAATCTTCCTGCCGAACTTCAACTGCGTCATCACAATCTGTGTCTACTTCATCTTCAAAATCCTCTTGAACTTCATCATTATCCTCTTCAAacaacattttttgtatttctgcaaCATGATTTGGGTCAAGGAGGTTGTACGTCTTACTGTAGCTTGCCATGATCAAGTGTCTCACACCTAAAATGATAAAATTCCTATAAACTAACGGAGTCAGGCGCGGTGTATCAATTTGATAACTAATACTCAAACATTCTTAACTGACGATTAAACGGTCCAAAAAGAAAATTAGTGCATCGCACATTGTATATTAACATTGTACTACTTACTAAGTTATGTTGATAACCAAAGAAATGAATTGTTGAAATGCAACACGAACGGGCGCAGTGTATCAAACTGATCAATCAGCACATATATCGACAACAGAGCAGTCGTATCGACACTGAAGCAAAAAACCATGACAAGCGTTCGGAAAAGGCTAGCTACTAGCGAGTAGGCGTCAGTACTGCCACTCGTTGACAAATAATTTACAGTAAACTTCGAGGTGTATCAATTTGAACAGCTGCGCCGGACAGAAGGTTAATGTGAGGTGGCACAGCATCTTACATACATATATTAGACTTTTATACAGAGCCAGAAATATGACTCAAAACGATTACAAAAGTGATTTTACTTATTTGAAAACGATTTTCAAATGCGAGTTGCCCATTTCCATATTCAGTATACGTGGGTCCGTTTTTTCTTTGTCAACATGATTATAATCTCTTTGGCTAAAAACTACACGACTCTTTTACGAAAACTTTCAGTTGTCGccatcacaaaacaagaaaaaagagaaacgCAACTGCCGTGTTAAAAGTGCGAAACACAGACCGACAACAGCGCCTCAAGTGGTAGAGAGGTGAACTACAATATGATAACATTGCGGATTGCATCCCCCCCTTCCTACTTTACTTACGTTgaaggtttttatttttcttttaactctattaccttatttttctgggcgtgctatgtaattattttggctggcatCACAAAATAATTGAAACACAGCTACAACAAGCACACTGTACTACAGCAGAGAAAAGCctattcagtaatattttcagtctatctttgacgtttgcgtctgacagaaaagaaaacaagataGGAGCAGCGACTGTCAGGCGCAAACGTCAAAAACATACTTTTACATTGACATGCTTATATTGTTATATATGAACATGTAAAAGCTCCAGCATGTTTTATGGTTGATAAGAACTAGATGCAACACTTGAAACTGAGAGTAAGTCAAAACAAGCTTGTAGTGTAAATaattgaagcaaaagaaaaataacattgtagCAGCTAAACTGGGCTACAAATATTCCCAAATAATGTCATAATTTTTACGTCATACAATCTGCTGGATCAATGGAGAAAAAAGCCTATTATTAAGagaataagcagcagttaaagaggttcaattaagaaatatttatcacagtattaattaatgaagaattctaaaatCTGTTACAACTATGTTTCAGAACTTTAAGTTCTGAGTAACTGCCCAGCAAACTTGCACTTTcgaccattaatttcttaaaaaggttCCTACATCTTACTACTGTAAATgcttcaacacaaaaaagaaaacatcaataacaagtaccaaaagcaggaaaggtggataaaaacagtgaaatgaaaacacttCAATGAAAACAAttcttactttttatttctcaagcaCACAAGAATAGTTGCCATAGCACCACTAGTGCTTGGTAGGCCCAATTGACTATTAACAACAGTGTCACCTGATTCACTACCGATTTTTGCAATTTCACAAGGAACACCTGTCACATGTTTTGGAAACACACCCCTGTTTAGCCTATGCCTACTCTTATTCATAAAATCTTATTCGAAAAAATaatcttcacaaacaaaataagaagCACAGTTCACATCTGGTGACAACTTACGAACACTCTTCCACTTAAGAAGCAACTCTTGAGGTTGTTTTGGAAGTCTGTAGAAATGCTTGTTGCAAATTTCCTCCATTGAACACACGTAATACCCAGATGAACAGCCGGGGAACTTGCAGGAGTATTTCAACGTCAATCTGttgtgttgaatattctgaaaaaacaTAAAAGTCTTCATAAAATAAAACTACTATAGACATATCAAAGTTATATAAATAAACAAACGAAAACCACACTGATTAATTCATGATAGAAGAGAATACATATCATTTATAAGCTAcgagattatttaatgaaaaattaaactctTACCATACAATTAATTGTGGACACTTTTCAGTATGAAATCTCTTCAATTCCACGGTGAACtttatgaatttaaagtaaaaaatctatttataatgaagatgagtagtatggaaatatgaaacaaatacaaagacgaCTGTAACCGAGGACCATAGACCTCAGTGCAGAGCAAGGCGATGGAATATTTCAAAACAACCACCATTGGAGTTTAGACAGCTCTCATTGGTCAATTCCAGCTTCGTTTGACCCCTagcgcctctagtggtctggaaTGGAACTACATGGCTTGTTGCCTCTTCGCCCATATAGCTTTCACCCCCTTGCTCGCCATCTTAAAAGTCGCCTAAATAGCGTTTTCAACCAAGGTGTGTGGAATCACTACCGTGTTTGTAAGGGTAATGGTGGGTGGGATACACAGGAATGAAAATCCTGCCCATGGTAACCCAGCTTTGCTGCTGAATGATAATCACAATTGAAAGAaacgataaaataaattattattcgGAGAGCACAACTACTGcagggatttattagttattttcatATGGAGAACAAGCATGTTTGCTAGATGTGATGGCAATCACAGTAACTTTGTTAGCTGAAGTATCAGGGCAGCCAAGATTTATACACCTCATGAATGGTCTGTCTATGTTGAAGCATTGTATGGCCAATAGAATTAAAGAAGGCAAAACTAATTATTTTTATGGGTAAAataaatgaatgttgttgttgttgtggtctacagtcctgagactggtttgatgcagctctccatgctactctatcctgtgcaagcctcatcatctcacaatacccactgcaacctacatccttctgaatctgcttagtatattcatctcttggtctccctctacgatttttactctccacgctgccctccaatactaaatttgtgatccattgatgcctcagaacatgtcctgccaactggtcccttcttgtcaagttttgccactcttctcccccattctgttcagtgcctcattagttacgtgatcaacccatctaatcttcagcattcttctgtagcaccacatttcgaaaacttctattctcttcttgtccaaactatttatcgtccatgtttcacttccatacatggctacactccatacaaatactttcagaaatgtcttcctgacacttaaatctatactcgatgttaacaaatttctcttcttcagaaatgctttccttgccattgccagtctacattttatatcctctccacttcgaccatcatcagttattttactccccaaatagcaaaactcctgtactactttaagtgtctcatttcctaatctaataccctcaacatcacccgacttaattcgactacattccattaccctagttttgcttttgttgatgttcatcttatatcctcctttcaaggcactatccattccattcaactgctcttacaagtcctttgctgtctctgagagaattacaatgtcatcggcgaacctcaaagtttttatttcttctccatggattgtaatacctaccccgagtttttcttttgtttcctttactgcttgctcaatatacagattgaataacatcggggagaggctacatccctgtctcactcccttcccaaccactgcttccctttcatgtccctcgactcttataactgccatctggtttccgtgcaaattgtaaatagcctttcgctccctgtattttacccctgccatctttagaatttgaaagagagtattccagtcaacattgtcaaaagctttctctaagtctacaaatgctagaaacgtaggtttgcccttccataatctagcttctagataagtcgtagggtcagtattgcctcacatgttctaacatttctacggaatccaaaatgatcttccccgaggtcggattctcctagtttttccattcgtctgtaaagaattcgcgttagtattttgcagctgtgacttattaaactgatagttcggtagttttcacatctgtcaacacctgccttctttgtaattggaattattatattcttcttgaagtctgagggtatttcgcctgtttcatacatcttgctcaccagatggtagagttttgtcatgactggctctcccaaagccgtcagtagttccaatggaattttgtctactccagggtgccttgtttcgactcaggtctttcagtgctctgtcaaactcgtcacgcagtatcatatctcccatttcatcttcatctacatcctcttctatttccataatattgccctcaagtatatcacccttgtatagaccctctatatactccttccacctttctgctttcccttctttgcttagaaatgggtttccatctgagctcttgatgttcatacaagtggttctcttatctccaaaggtctctttaattttcctgtaggcagtatctatcttaccccaagtgagataagcctctacatccttacatttgtcctctagccatccctgcttagccattttgcacttcctgtcgatctcatttttgagacgtctgtattcctctttgcctgcttcatttatggcatttttatattttctcctttcatcaattaaattcaatatttcttcttttacccaaggatttctactagcccccgtctttttacctacttgatcctctgctgccttcactacttcatccctcaaagctacccattcttcttctactgtagttctttcccccattcctgtcaattactcccttatgctgtccctgaaactctgtacaacctctggttcttttagtttatccatgtcccatctccttaaattcacacctttttgcagttttttcagttttaatctacgaagAAATGAATGTAACTATCATTTTGATCAGTCTTTCTGAACTATCAACTCTGATTCTGAACACGTTAGTAGTCTTGACGACTGAGGTATTTGTTATTTATGAAGTTGACTGTGATGGTTTTGAAGAATACATGGAAAATATATACCAGAAGTATCGGTATTTCTATTGAAGAAAATTCCTTTTTAACATGAACTTACTTTCTTGTAGTAGAGATATACTACACACTCCATGTTAGGTGCTTTTTCTTCCGATGCTATAAAACTTATTCTTCATGACCGTGTTGgtaatgtaattttcatttatcGGACTTCTTCACCATTTGTAGGCGGCAGGAGGTGACATGACCTTTTCATAGTGagtggaagaaaataaaaaggccACATATTTTTGCACTGAGAAAACTATTATTCAGATACCGTGAAAGCTGCTACACACAACTCATATCAAAACACGACCTCTCTCCACCAGAACTCAAGATGTAATGTGACAAAAAATTGAATGAGGTCTTTATCATTTGTTCTCGCCTTCCAGCTTAGCAAAATAAATCTTTTGTGGGCGCTTACAGCGGTTATCCTCGGCTTTTACTACTACCAATACATCATGCACAGCCATTGTGGTGACCTGAGTGTAGCGAGAGGCCGTGTGGACTTCACAGTGCTGGGCAAAGTAGCACACCACAGACATTAACTGTCATGGTCTGTAAAGGCTGTTTGCTAACCATGGGCCTTCGGACAGCATTATAGTGTGTGAGCTCAGCAGCCAGGGCACAAACTACTGGCCGCAAGTCAGCACTGACTGGGGACATCAGAGAAAGGCTTAGCTGGCTCATTTTGTCATATACTGAAGTCAGTCTTAATTCTTAAAAGTGTTTCCCTTGGACCCAACAGCCCATCATTAAAAATGCGCCCTACAATACACATAAAGCAGTAATGCTTATACAAGATCAAATCTTTTGCAAGCATTACTATTTTATATGGATATAAGAGTACCAGTTATGACTGTTGCACGTGTGTGTACTGGAGGAAATGTATTTTAATGTTTACAACAACGGCTGTGGTATGagaatagaaaatgtagtccaaaactagtcaccaaaaataaaaattttgaatgctACTCTGACAAAAActggaaacaaataaaatttagtgatcCAAACTGCTTGTCTTCGCTCATATATTATGTTGGAACTCTATAATTCAAATTTCGTTGAGTACAAGTATAATGACGATTAAGAAATTCTATGTGAGATCAAACTGTATCAAGCTCACATGACATGGATCACACACCTCCTTTACATCATTATTTCATATTAAATATGAGTAACCTCACAATGTGAGCTCAGACAGGACTGCATTGAGTGACCCCTGGTTTTCAGCAGTGCAAGATTTTAAACCACTATAGAAGTTTATTACGCCTTTGTATCATTGTTTTTTCATACTGTTGTTGGCACTGGCTAATCTCTTAGATGAACTACCTGTTCCAGAGTTGGGAAGGTGCTGGAAGCAGTTATGTTGAAGCCTATGAAATTCATTTTTGTAGTGTTGATAACTCATTTGATAGGGTATGATAGTATTTCATAGTCGGTAAGGTAGCAGAAGGCTTCTCGCAGATGAAGATGGCGTCTGTGTCCTTCTGGCGAAGATACTGCCACCAGGATACTGCCACCAGCAGATCTCGAATGTAGTTGAAAAAAGGTCTAGGCCTCTTAGTATTTCATCATCAAAATTTAGAAATATTTGTGCAGCGTTGGGCAGTCTGTAAGACTGGCAAGAAGATGCAAACAGTCCAAACAGTGTTGCGGTAGTCATCTGTGTGTATTCCCCAGACCCATTAGGAAGTGACTGTAGGCTGTCACCAAGTCCAGTGTGGAAAATAAAGTATAATTGGAAGCTAACTAGTGAATCTCCTGTATGTCACACTGAATAACAGGCAGGAATCCCGAGAGCATACAGTGCCCTATAATTAATGTGCAGGCGCCAACCGACTATCTTCTTTGCCAACAAGCACATTCGCAATGCCTACATGCTTTCCAATAGTCGTGGTGTGCCTGCctgagccatttcatcgaattcCTTCTTAGCAACCTGGGGCCTGTTAGGACCAAGGCACCATAGTCGAGAGATGACAGGTGGGCTGGTTCCAGTCTGTATATGGTGCATCGATGAGTGGCATGGGGACTTCAGGGCACCCACCTGGGTACATCGTCAACCACTTCAGAACCTGCTAACAGTCAGAGCTGAGGCAGCTCCTTCTTGTCCAGGAGGCTGTTGCAACCGTTGGGTGTGTGTGGCTAATAGTAACTATACAATCTCGTTTTGGTCTTTTAATGGACGTTTCTTAATCTGACCTGTCGCTTGAAGGGCACTTCATCTATCTGTGCCATGGTTTGACCATCTCTTATTGCATCCTGTGTTAAGCATATGACAGCTAAATGGCTCTTGACATGTCTGAACTATACGGCTGGGCAGTCAATCTAGAGTAGCACTGCTCTGAAGGCCCTACAATGCAATTCTACCTCTGCACCCCACAAAAAAGGCAGCTGCAGTTACCCAGCCTGACCACTGCTGGCGATTTATCTAACATCTAACGAAGTGCTTTATTGTTTACTTTGTTGCAGCCAAGGATATTGCACAGTAAAAATTTTACTTTGTTAGTGTTCTAGCGATATCTGCTGCTGCTCTTGGTATTTCTTTTGTGAGGTGCTATCTTCTTTTGGTGCAGTCCTTCTTTGTCCTGGAGGAATTCTTGCTGCTGGTACAGAAACTGCTGGTAGTTCTGCAGCTGGTCCTGATGTAACTGTTATAGTTGCCGTGCTTTCAGCTCCTTCAGATTCACGTCTGCCAATAGCAGGCAGCCATTGTTCATGTCTCATGGATAATCGGTATTAATGTCTGGAGTATAGTCAATACTCACGTCTGTGGATAGTCAATACTCACACCTGAAGGACGACCAGTGCTACATCTCACAGACTGTTTGCACATTACAGTTGGTACTCGAATGTTTTGGGTTCCCAGTACCCAGATATGGCAGACAGTTGGTACTCACATCTTGTGGATAGTTGGTGCCCATGTCTTGCAAGTATTCAGTACTCATATCTCATAGATTGTCGGTATTTACATATTGAGTATCGTTGGTACTCGTGTGTCGTTGGTTGATGCAACTTGTGAGTCACAATTTGTCAGTATTCATTGCTCACAGATCATCGATAACTGTGTATAACGTATTGTCATTACTTGCATCTTGCAAATTGTTGGTACTTATATCTCGTAGATTGTCGATCTTCACATCTTGCAGATTGTTGGTTTTCATATCTTGCTGATTGTTGATATTCATGCCACATGGAAATTAGTAGAGTTAAGAAATAATGGACTCCTCAATATGGGACCAGCCAGCACTGTTGCTAAGTCACCTATATTCTAGGTTTGGAAAAATGAACAAATCATTTCTTTTATCCATGACATTACAGTTCACTTACCTTGAGTATAATAGCACACTCCGCATGTTTAACAAGCTTCCCCTCCTCCTCTGACACTTGATGTTATGTGTGAGCTAGGGGTTGCGGCCCTCTCCAACACATGAGGGCACTCCACAGTTCAGtgcttgtttaaataaagacaaaaaataTTCCAATCCTATTCCTAGTACATAGTGTTTTAAACTCAGAGTAAATCAGCTACAAACTTAGAGCGACAATTATTTAAAGTGTGACATTAGGGAATTACCAACCAGAATAGGATTCCAAACATAGAAAACATGTGATTTGGTAATCATGCAAACAGGTCCAGTATCCTGGAGTCCTACACCTTAGCTTCTGACATCATAACTGTCTAGGCTAGGAGCCAGTATCCTAGGGCCTGCTCTTTTGGATTTAAGTGACCTGACATAGACCAGTGTCCTGCGATCAGCCATTTTGCATTCAGATGTCATAGGGCTGAGATAAATCTGCCAATCATGAAATCTGGGCTAGCACCAGGGTTTGCTATATTGTGTTCTGTACTTGACGCAAGATACCTACTTCCACCAATAGAATAACTGTGAACCTTCGATTATTTATAAATTTCCCACTATTTTACACTTAGTACTAGCACCCTACTTCCAGAGTAGTGTTATAGAAGTGGGGAAAATGCCTGGTTATTTCCAATTTCCCATCACTTTTTATGTTTCAACTACTTCATATATTGCAAAATTGGACTACATATGACGTCATTGGAGGAAGGTAGggagaaatctggcaacaatgcaggttTGACCAGAACTGTCTTAGCCCTTTTACT
The Schistocerca gregaria isolate iqSchGreg1 chromosome 1, iqSchGreg1.2, whole genome shotgun sequence genome window above contains:
- the LOC126343854 gene encoding piggyBac transposable element-derived protein 4-like, with the translated sequence MASYSKTYNLLDPNHVAEIQKMLFEEDNDEVQEDFEDEVDTDCDDAVEVRQEDSETEENDSENYEKVLEESQHYHTGRDKETKWNKVPPSQKVRFRAHNIIRKLPGPIAAAKALRTPFECWNCLVDDDILSIIVLYTNQYIESIKASFQRERDVKPVDIIELKAFIGLLFLVGVNKSNRQGLEDLWGSDGDGIEKFRLVMNIKRFKFIMRCLRFDNRVTHDERRKFDTITTIREIFSLFVQNCQKSYTLGENITVDKKLEGFRERYSFHQYIPSKPNKYGIKIYAPVKAGLSIVHFLASIKALL